In Dermacentor variabilis isolate Ectoservices unplaced genomic scaffold, ASM5094787v1 scaffold_20, whole genome shotgun sequence, a single window of DNA contains:
- the LOC142568531 gene encoding uncharacterized protein LOC142568531 codes for MKPKDLTRRQRSNDSVCMKGPRSGRLRETAACLVSSCPSVRRSVKQLFSNLRCVWSILSHHQEDFDKSCTASGTDGCFNLAELSPWNNFLWLIIELRETRLALASLRGRMVALASNKQRRCPFILVHCPLMEHRSIEFLELRESRMPPKQFQFADNLIHVRLH; via the exons ATGAAGCCGAAGGACCTGACGCGACGGCAAAGGTCCAACGACAGC GTCTGCATGAAAGGACCACGGAGCGGCCGCCTACGAGAGACTGCTGCGTGCCTGGTCAGTAGCTGTCCCAGCGTGCGCCGGTCGGTCAAGCAGCTCTTCTCCAACCTTCGCTGCGTGTGGAGCATCTTGAGCCATCACCAGGAGGACTTTGACAAGTCATGCACGGCCAGCGGAACCGACGGGTGCTTCAACCTTGCGGAGCTGTCCCCATGGAACAACTTCCTGTGGCTTATCATCGAGCTACGCGAAACACGGCTGGCCCTGGCTTCCCTGCGGGGACGCATGGTTGCTCTGGCTTCCAACAAGCAGCGCAGGTGCCCGTTCATTCTGGTTCATTGTCCGCTGATGGAGCACCGCTCCATCGAGTTCCTGGAGCTGCGCGAATCACGGATGCCACCAAAGCAGTTCCAGTTTGCCGACAACCTTATCCACGTCAGGCTCCACTAG